Genomic window (Acidobacteriaceae bacterium):
CATGAGGCCGCGCGTGGCGCCGGAGAAGCGGCCGTCGGTGAGCAGCGCGACGGTTTCGCTCAGCTCGGGGATGCCTTTGATGGCGGCGGTGACGGCGAGCATCTCGCGCATGCCGGGGCCGCCGCGGGGGCCTTCGTAGCGGATGACGAGGACGTCGTTGGGGTTGATCTTGCCGTGCTCGACAGCGTCGAACGCGTCCTGCTCGCGGTCGAAGACACGGGCGGTGCCGGTGTGGTTGAGGCGCTCGTGGCCGGCGACCTTGATGACGCAGCCGTCCGGCGCGAGATTACCGCGCAGGATGACGAGGCCGCCGGTGGGCTTGAGCGGCTTGTCCCAGTTGTGAATGACGACCTGGCCGGGAGTTTCAACCGCGGCGTCGGCTTCGGCGAAGAGGTTCTTGCCGCTGACGGTGGGGATGTCTTTCAACGAACCGTGCGCTTTCAGGCGCGCGGCAAGCAGGCGGGAACCGCCGGCGTTCTGGTAATCCGTGGCCGCGTACTTGCCGCCGGGCGAGAGGTCGCAGATGAAGGGCGTGCGGTCAGAGATCTGGTCGAAGTCTTCGAGCGTGAGGTCGATGCCGAGTTCGTGCGCGATGGCCTTGAGATGAAGCACGGCGTTGGTGCTGCCGCCGGATGCGGCGACGGCGGCGATGGCATTGTCGATGGCGTCGCGCGAGAGGATGTCGCGCGGCTTGACCTGCTTGCGCGCGAGTTCCATGATCATGCGGCCAGCTTCGCGGCTGGCGGCGTGCTTTTCTTTGCTCATGGCCGGTACGCCGGAGAGCTGGATGGGCGAGATGCCGAGGAACTCGCCGGCCATGGCCATGGTGTTGGCGGTGAACTGGCCGCCACAGGCTCCGGGGCCGGGGCAGGCTGCGGCTTCGACGGCTTCGAGCTGGTCGTCGTTTATTCGGCCGGCCGCGTGCGAGCCGATGGCTTCGAAGACGGAGAGGATGGTGATCTCTTTGTTGGTGCCATCGGGCTGATGCAGCACGCCGGGCGCGATGGAGCCGCCGTAGAGCATGAGGCCGGGGATGTTGAGGCGCGCGAGGGCCATGATGGCGGCAGGCATGTTCTTGTCACATCCAGCTATACAAACCAGCCCGTCGAAGGAGTTGGCGCGCGTGACGAGCTCGATCGAGTCGGCGATGACTTCGCGCGAGACGAGCGAGGCCTTCATGCCTTCGGTGCCCATGGTGATGCCGTCGTGCACGGTGATGGTGTTGAACTCCATGGGCGTGCCGCCGGCTTCGCGGATGCCTTCTTTCACGGCCTCGGCGACCTGGCGGAGATGGAAGTTGCAGGGGCCGACCTCGGTCCAGGTGTTGGCGATGCCGATGATGGGCTTGTGCAGGTCTTCTTTGCTGAAGCCGACGGCGCGGAAGTAACTGCGCGCAGCGGCGCGCGAAGGGCCTTCGGTGAGGACGACGGAGTTTGTTTTGCCTGCGGGGAGATTCTTCGGTGCGTCTGACACTTCGATTTTCCTTTTCGACTATGCGGCTTCGTTGGCCTTCGGTGCGGACCAGAACTCGTGGTCGTGTTTGGTTTCGAACTTGTTGAGGTCGGCTTCGTGGCGGAGGGTGAGGCCGATGTCGTCGAGGCCGTTCAGCAGGCAGTATTTGCGGAATGGGTCGATGTCGAAGTGGGCGTGGAAGCCCTGCTCGTCGGTGACGGTCTGGGCTTCGAGGTTGATGGTGATCAGGTGTTTCGGGTTTGCGGTGCTGCGTTGAATGAGGGTTTCGACTTCGGCGTCGGTGAGCGCGGCGAGGATGATGCCGTTCTTGCCGGCGTTCGAGAAGAAGATGTCGGCGAAGCTGGGTGCGATGACGGCGCGGAAGCCGTACTGGTTGATGGCCCATGCGGCATGCTCGCGCGAGGAGCCGCAGCCGAAGTTCTTTTCGGCGATGAGGATCTCGGAGCCCTTGTATTCAGGCTTGTTAAGGATGAAGTCGCGGCGAGGTTCGACATGGTCAGGAATGTCGAGGTTGTAGCGCCAGTCGTAGAAGAGGAAGTCGCCGTAACCCGTGCGCT
Coding sequences:
- the ilvD gene encoding dihydroxy-acid dehydratase, producing the protein MSDAPKNLPAGKTNSVVLTEGPSRAAARSYFRAVGFSKEDLHKPIIGIANTWTEVGPCNFHLRQVAEAVKEGIREAGGTPMEFNTITVHDGITMGTEGMKASLVSREVIADSIELVTRANSFDGLVCIAGCDKNMPAAIMALARLNIPGLMLYGGSIAPGVLHQPDGTNKEITILSVFEAIGSHAAGRINDDQLEAVEAAACPGPGACGGQFTANTMAMAGEFLGISPIQLSGVPAMSKEKHAASREAGRMIMELARKQVKPRDILSRDAIDNAIAAVAASGGSTNAVLHLKAIAHELGIDLTLEDFDQISDRTPFICDLSPGGKYAATDYQNAGGSRLLAARLKAHGSLKDIPTVSGKNLFAEADAAVETPGQVVIHNWDKPLKPTGGLVILRGNLAPDGCVIKVAGHERLNHTGTARVFDREQDAFDAVEHGKINPNDVLVIRYEGPRGGPGMREMLAVTAAIKGIPELSETVALLTDGRFSGATRGLMAGHVAPEAQLGGPIAAVREGDTITFDIPNHKLTLNISDEEMKSRLKNFKAPEPRFKRGVFAKYANSVSSASEGAVTT
- the leuD gene encoding 3-isopropylmalate dehydratase small subunit — translated: MEPINILTSTAVPLPLPNIDTDQIIPKQFLKRIERTGYGDFLFYDWRYNLDIPDHVEPRRDFILNKPEYKGSEILIAEKNFGCGSSREHAAWAINQYGFRAVIAPSFADIFFSNAGKNGIILAALTDAEVETLIQRSTANPKHLITINLEAQTVTDEQGFHAHFDIDPFRKYCLLNGLDDIGLTLRHEADLNKFETKHDHEFWSAPKANEAA